A genomic window from Schistocerca serialis cubense isolate TAMUIC-IGC-003099 unplaced genomic scaffold, iqSchSeri2.2 HiC_scaffold_1466, whole genome shotgun sequence includes:
- the LOC126443352 gene encoding protein roadkill-like, whose translation MYTLQAPQLARMAPQLLVVAHKYGLSGLKALCEQQLASQLSVETAVTTAVLAIRNSCSSLKKAAAAFIKTHILHVMATKGWTDALHCQPEDLIEVLKLLSEPPAETSTPATGDNEVIPTSQLHMGHKNCSRAPVPAAKHTATCPTPTFDDASVSFLRHSNYVSRDEPE comes from the exons ATGTATACCCTGCAGGCCCCGCAGCTGGCCAGAATGGCCCCCCAGCTGCTGGTCGTGGCTCATAAGTACGGCTTGTCAGGCCTGAAGGCACTGTGCGAGCAGCAGTTGGCCTCACAGCTGTCTGTTGAGACTGCGGTGACCACAGCTGTGCTCGCTATTCGGAACTCCTGTAGCAGCCTTAAGAAGGCCGCCGCCGCCTTCATAAAGACTCATATTTTACACGTGATGGCCACGAAGGGCTGGACAGATGCGCTACATTGTCAGCCTGAAGATTTAATTGAAGTGCTCAAGCTGCTGTCTGAGCCACCAGCAGAAACCAG CACTCCAGCCACTGGAGACAACGAGGTCATCCCCACCAGTCAGCTGCACATGGGCCACAAAAACTGCAGCAGGGCCCCTGTTCCAGCTGCAAAGCACACAGCTACCTGCCCCACTCCCACATTTGATGATGCTTCCGTCTCTTTCCTGAG ACACTCTAATTACGTTTCACGGGATGAGCCGGAATAG